The genomic stretch GAAAGTGAAATGGTCctgaaaaaggcaaatgcaatCTTAAACTGCATAAGAGGAAACAGTTACCCAGATGTAAGTATTAATGCCATCATATGAGGTGATGAGATCTCATttggaattttctttcatttaatctTTCCTGAATAGGAATTAGGAATTAGAACATGTTCAGTGAAGGGTTACTATGATAACATGAAAAGCCTTTTGGACAAGAGAAAATTTCTAGTTCAACAAGCTGAAAGCAGTTAGTTTCGCAGGTTGtatatctgaaataaatatggGATTTGGTCAGAGAAAATACTGATATTACTATAATGGTGAAAACCAATAAGCTTATTAATTCACTAATATACTTGCTTCAAACCTGTGGATAAAACAAAAAGTGATGCTTTAACATTAatagttttctcttttaatgtaCTTAAGAGACTTCAACATACTTGCAAGCCAGCCTCTGATAATAATGCATTATGTCTTAATACTACTGAAGGAATGTACAGTTAACTACTAGAATAAAGAGTTGCAGTCCTGAATTAAACGAGAAGTCATGCACTGCTAATCTATAGCTCACAAGTGAACACATCAGTTCTAAAGTTTTAGAGGATAAAAGGATATGAAGGAGAGTTTTGTAGGAACTATCTTTTTCCCTAGATGTCTGAGACTTGTCACTTCTTTCTGTGGCAAAGCTTATATGAAGAAATTACTAGAAGTATATCTATGTTAGAAAGTGTACGTAAGTATTGATTAAAAACTATCAATAGAAATGTATATCCTGCTTGTTTCTCACTATGCCAGGATAAACTTTAACTTCAGAATGAGAGGACAGAATATATAAcaacttcaggttttttattaaaaggaatTAATTAGTAAAGGACTAGATCTATAGTGGTCTGTCTTTCTATAACTGTCCAAAAATTGAACTGTCATGGCTGATTGTAGGGTCTTTTTTCTACTTGTATGCTGAGACTAACAGAAGAAGGCGTTGTTCCTATTTAGTCATACTTGACAGGAGGAGATTTGTTGTGggtgttttcctcctgtttttaaattaatgttaatCTTGCTCAAGTTATCAGTAGGAATACCCTAGTAGTCCAAGTATACTTATCAAAAGAACTGGCTCTAGTACATTATAATTGAGAGCATATAAACCTTAAAAGAAGGATGTTCAAGTGATTATAGAAGGACATTTAGATTGCTCAGAATCATAAATTCATAGGGCAAGAAGGATCTTAGGAAGTTATCTAGTCCCACACCATGCTCTAAGGCAGGTTCAGTTTAGCACTTACGTCATTCCTGACAGACACTGAATTCCTTCTTAATGATCAATTACCATTAGAGAAGTTTCAGTAGTTCCTCCAACAATTCACTCCAATAAAACACTAGCTTTtctgttacaatttttttcctattaactAACCAAATATTTTCGCTTTGATTTCAGCATGTAACTTCTCATCCTATATAACAACAGACACCAACAGatttccttccccctgccccatcctcTTCACAAGAAAGTCTAGAATAATTACTGTGCTTGTCCCATTCCTCAccctcatttttttctatttttaagtaatTCTGAGTTAATTcataagttttattttcttcataagtTATATTTTCAAGATTGAGCATTTCAAGAGTGCTCCTCTCACTCTTTCCAACTGGTCTACACCTTGAAGCACAGCACCTGGAACCACACACAGCTCTCCAGGGCAATGCTGACCCAAAAGCTTGGGAATCAACAATgacatgataaaaaaaaaagtgtggacAGCCACCACAAACAGAGACTTATATCATGTGatatagttttaaaaagaaattatacaaTCTTTTATTTGCAGTAAGGGAAAGATGGGAAGTTCCTATAGGAAGGTAAAGAAGTTGACTCAAAGCTgatttttatgtgcattttctgaaatccggaagctttcagaaaattaaaattaaaatgttacatacAGAAAACGTAAGCATTATAAATTTAAACAGAGCTAAGTAGACATTGCTACCAAAAGCGATCAACCAAAGTATCTGGGGGAAGCCAGTGCTTTCATAGCAGCTACATACTGTGCCATAGACTATGGAAACCAATGAgtaacaatgaaataaaactgaatgctTCAGCAGGCTACCCTAATTACTTGCCTGATCCAGAGTGCTGTCAGGAATGTTAAGATCTGTATTTGGGAATCTTAAAACTAGATGAACACAACTggaaaacaggagggaaaaaaaaaaatcagtgtgatTCTTTTCAAATGTCTATTCTACTTTTAAGTACcttgaaaaggcagaaaacccCAGTGAGCTAGCCCGGacttttctctgtcttcctcaCATAAACACAATGTAAAAATAGGGGACACTTAGAGAATACACCAAGGCTACACtaaaattagggaaaaaaagtgaaagtaaTATAACATGGATTTATGCCCTGCTCCTCCACCATATACAATAGCAGGCATTTTCACTGAACTGAACATATTCAGGGAgctataaaaatgctttttccaaatAGTAGTTTTCTCCTTGctaaataaacataaaaatgcttttgaaaggtTGCTAGTATTCTCAGCTTTAAGTGTAAAAGCATGTCCAACCTGGTTTTCAGGTGATGATGTCTACATGGCTAATGAAAATGAGAGACAAGAATATGttctaaatgaaaatggaataaTCTTTGTGGGCAATGCAAAGTACATTGAAGCAAGAGGATGGTACTATGGACAGGTAAGCCATAAGAAATTCATTTGGGCTCTTACTCTGTCTCCACCAGCATTTTCTCATATCATTATTTGCCCCTCTGACAGGTATGcctatttaaatgaaaactcagCAAACTGGGCTAGCCTTACATGTAGTTTGTTCACCGTGTGCCTAATAGGCTTTGGTGTGAGAGATGGCTTAGTACAGCACTGCAACAGGACTGAGTTATGTATGGGCTTGAAGCTCAAGGTACAAGCGTGGACCTCATTGTGACCAAAGCATCCAGAGTACAAGTAACAATATACTTGTACGGCTCAAACACACCCACTATTTTTGTAATGCAGTTACAATGGGCCAGAACTGATGTTGatgtagaatggtttgggttggaagggacctttaaagttCATTTAGTCTGACCTCCCCGCAATGAGCAGGGAGATCCTCAACTAGATCAGGCTGATCAAAGTCCCATCaagcctgaccttgaatgtttccagggataTAAGTCAAGTGAATCTAATAATTGCAGTCAGAATGAGCTTGGCAGTTTTAGTTTTACTGCAGCCATCTCTTCTGATGGCAGAAGGCATCCTGccagattttgctttatttagttAGCCCTGTCTTTAACCAATATTGCAGTGTGAACTGCACACTACTGTCTTTGTGCCTCACCGTCCCTGTTACCTTTGGGCTGGAGTATCTTTGAAAAGAGGAACTGCAGTAGAATCTCCTCTAATTCTGTTTGTgaaacttattttcttaaacatcTTTTCTGATCACAGTTTCAAGATCACATTCTAAACATCTGTCTCACCATGCTTGATCTGAGCCTGTACTATCGTCAGGACCCAGCCATTGATGTATCTCGAAGAGGAGATCCTAAATATGTGGGCCGAGTAATCAGTTCTATGGTAAGAAATAAACAACTTAATCTGGATTCCACATGCTTCAGCAGAAAGCATTAGTTATACCACTGGGACTCAGCCATCTGCACCTTAAGCAATATAATTAGCTAGATATGGTGCATTACACACAATTGATTTTGTGCATTCTGTCCATTGGCCTGTTTTTAGATCAACGGAAATGATAACGATAATGGTGTTCTGCTAGGAAAGTGGCAAGGAAGTTTCAATTCACATGAGAATCCATCCAGATGGGATGGCAGCATGGTAATCCTCCAGAAATGGCGTCAGGACAACTACAAACCTGTTCAGTATGGCCAGTGCTGGGTTTTTGCAGGTGTGATGTGTACAGGTAAGCTTTAAAGACTGTGGTGAATGTGATGTGTACAGGTAAGCTTTAAGACTGTGGTGAAATAGAGACATTTGTGACCTCTGGTTTTATCAAAGCTACAAAGCAATTAATTCTACAAAAAGAACAGTGCTCTGAAGACTACAAATGCTGAAGGATCACAAAATATTTAGACAACTTTGTTTCTCAGATACTTGTAGTCATTGAACTAAAGctctctgtgcatttttttttttttttttttatgtatttcagttCTGAGGTGCTTGGGGATTCCAACTCGTTTGGTTTCAAATTTTAACTCTGCCCACGATGTGGATAGAAATCTGAGTATCGATAAGTACTATGACAGCTCTGGAAAGAGTCTTAATATCGGCAAGGATTCCACAtggtaaatataatttttttgcatctcACCAATAATTAGAGAAAGGATTTATGAGACTTAAACATGAACACTAGCGGTACAAAAGCAACTAAGTGAACAAAATTTAATACAAATATCTAAATTAATGCACCAGACATccctttggaaagaaaacatacttcaTGGTTTTGAGATACTACTTTAAACCACCAACCTGCCCAATATTTTGCAGTGCCTGACCACAAAGGAATTGCAAACTTTAAGAAGTATGTTTCCATTGACAATGTACCAGTTCCCAAAGTTCTGTTAATTATTGACACCTAACCAGTCTGTTCCTCACAACACAGCTGTGAACCTTCCATGCTCTTAACTGGTTTACTGCTGCCATAGCTTTCTTTCATCACACATCCAAAACCTGTGGACCATTTTCTCAGCTGGGCCCATCATCCCCCCTATAGATGGGGGCCTCCCAGCCTCCCCAAGAAGTTTTCCAGTACTCCTTTAGCTAGATCTTCCCTTTGtagctgaagaaaagagaacaatCCAAACGCTCTCCAGACTTCGTTATTTGACATTGTAGTCCAGTGCTGTAAACTGTGTGTGATGCATGATCGTCAATCAAACCCCAAAATTTGAGTAGCCAAAGAAACAtgatattcttttaaataatacCATTTTATACTTTAGATGCCCtccagttttaaaatctttactCCGCAGCTACTTCACTTTTAAGGAAGTGAACTAGGCCCAACTGCACACCAGGCTTCACCAAAAGTATCATCTTTACCTAGTTGCTTCCCTTCACTGAGTATGTGGCTGAAGGATATGAGAAGTTTTTAATCTATTAACTTCCTTAGAAGTATTAGCCTCTGAACAAAATTCAACAAATCTTTTCTAGGTCCTCCTATGACCTGCACTTTATCAATCTCTTCAgtgctctcctttccttttggaGTCTGTGGAACTCATTACCACTGGATGACTAAGGACCATAAAACCCAGTGGTCTCAGTGTAATGACTAATTCAGAAAGTCCCTGATTCTCTAACTGTGAGAAATTGTAGAGTGTAGAGGGTCATTCTCTTCATgggctgttctttttttctaaacatctGCTGTTGCACACCATTACAGATGGACTATTGGACTTCATGAGCATTTTATCTGACCCAGTAGAGCTAttgaaagtttttatttaaacaaagcaTTTCCCACATTTAAAGGTTACCAAACTCGATCACTGAGTCTTGCCTATACCCAAGGCTTAAGTCTTTCACTTAGAGCTCACACTGCTTCCAAAGCAAACTGCTTATATTTAtgttctctccctccccacaccGAGGTCTACACCTCAAAAGCAGGCATTAAATCTATCCTTTGAAAGTAGTGAGTTTTTGTAACTAGACAGCTTGTGTCACATCTTAGAGAatctttaaaaaccaaaattccCTACTCTTTTCAAATTGGAAGTTTTTATGACTCTCTATTACTATGCTTTCTAGACATTGTTTTTGTCTCCAGGGATTATCATGTCTGGAATGAAAGCTGGTTCGTTCGCCCAGACCTGGGAACATCATACAATGGATGGCAGGTTTTGGATGCAACTCCACAAGAACAAAGCAGAGGTAGCAATGTAAATTCTTAGCATGATTTAATATTCATTTTCCAAATTGAGCACTACTGATAAAGTTTGACCTTCTTTTCCCGCCTTGTTTTAGGATTATTTCAGTGTGGCCCTGCATCTGTCATAGCCATCAAAGAAGGTGATGTAGACTTGGACTATGACACCTTATTTGTATATACAGAGGTGAATGCTGATTGCAACAGATGGATTGTATACAAGGATGGAAGTAAGAAAAGAGTTTATTGTGATACTGAAATAATCGGCAGGTTTATCAGCACCAAAGCTGTGGACAGCAATTCCCGTGTGGATATCACCTATAATTACAAATATCCAGAAGGTAAAGGAATTATCATAACTATCTCCTACTGAATTCTTGGTGCTAGAAAGCTAGGATGGGTAACCTGTTTTGTTTAAGGatctctctccccttccttcagaaaacatttctgccaGTGTTCTCAGACTACTTTCTTAATACAATGTGTATTATATTTATGGTTTTGTGTATTTAGTAGTTTCCTTATTAAGACACAATACAAAATAGACTTTAGTCCCTTACACACATTTGCAAAATGTAACATATACACAAAACAGGGCTATAAAGTATGTTTCACTACCCAGGGCAGAGAAACCCTCAAGCTATTATACCAAAAAGTCTTAAAACTGAGTCCGTTGTGTATCACAAACTGTGCACAGGTCTGTACTATGGGAAGTTACAGATTAAGAAATACTAGTTTTTCATCATATCTGGCAGAGGGAGTGCAGCAGCAATCAAACCACTCATACAAAACTTTAAACCCCAGTCCTCTTAACACTAGACATCCATCTCCCATATGACCTCATGCTCAGACTCTCTCAGGTTCTCTCCTGCTGTGTCCATTAAAACTCCTTATCTTTCCTTTTGATTACATCCTGTTTCCAAGAGGAGCAACTCActcagcctccttctctggCTGTATAAATCCACCGAGTTCAGCATTTTTGTGCTCCTGTTCTGACACAAACAGGACATCAGCTACCCAGCCATTCAGTTGTTATGTTTGCACTCCCAGTGGACTCGGTCTCCACATTATTGCATTCTGGAAACAAAACTACTAGGGAATAGTAAAGGGACTAAATGCCAATCATTTgtactttggaaaacaaagaagcaaaggTTAAGAACTGCATAACCATATGTttgcaggaatatttttatatccCCTCAAATACTTGGTAACTAtgcctttccattttttttttttttttaatttagggttacatatttcatataatcatttaattacttaaaaaaaggagtaagatgtatttcactttaaaaaaaagtttgccaTTCAGAATCAGTGGCCATATTTCAATCCTTTACTCCTCAAGATTTTAGTGCAACCATATTCAATACAGAGGCTGGTTATCATCATTTAGCAAAGTAACACTGACCACACTACTGCATGTTCtgaccaaagaaaaataaatcttgcatcctaaacaaatacaaatgcctcatatttcattttaatgacttTAATGACTTATTTCAGCTTAGTACAGTTTGTTTCTCACTTTCGTGTGAAAAACCTGAACATAGGCCTAATAAAAATATGAGGAACTTTTAGGTAGCGCATATTTCTAGGCGATGCAAAGCTGACATCCTATGTCATTCTGAAAGCCCGTACACAAGAAGATGCAATGGCGACAAAAGTATGAATTTTACTTGGTTCTGTCCTTCAACTAGGTTCTTCTGAGGAAAGACGAGTTTATAGAAAGGCCTTGACCAAGATATTTGGATCAAACATCACAGAAGGCCACACAGAATCTCCAGATGAAAGATCTTCAGAGACAATTAGAAACCCTGGGATCTCTGGGAAACTCAAGCTAGCTGAACCTCCAGTGTTTGGCAAAGACATTAACCTGATCTTAATTCTCAATAACCTATCTTTTGATCGCAAGACCGTGAAGGTAGATGTGAGTGCGTCCACCATCCTGTACACAAGGAGAACAGTGACAGAGATCCTGAAGGCAACCACTTCTGTGGATCTTGGTTCTAAACAAGGTAACCTTTAATGTCTCTAAGGAGCCAATATAGCCCTCTTAGCCAcatgaaaacaaggaaaggaggaaacatCAGTATCACATCTATATCAGCCTCTACTTGTTCCATCTCTTTTTTATggctacattttaaaattatctttcccccccccccctgaAAACTTTCAGTAGTGCAATCAGGAATTGAAAGTCTCATGAAATGTTAGGCTACATTTATATTATAGCTCTAGAAGTAAcattatatgtgtgtgtatacacattGTGCGTGTGCGGCGATTATTCCATTTTTAGGAACACATTCTTAAATAAGAAGTCTGATGTATGCTTTCTGGCACTAAGCAGGCAACACTTCAGCAGAAAGTAACTAGGGCAAAAGTTAGAAGTTACAGTGAGGCTCCCTGTCTCCCTTCAAGAATCAAGGCTATTAAAACTGTTACAGAGATCTTTTTCACCCCCAGGTGATAAAGGTTTTCCCGTACACAGCAGAAAAGTGGTAGGTGTACAATGAGACCAGGTCATGTGAAAAGGATCTCTGTGAAACTTGGCACAAACTTCCTTCTTGACCAAGGTAAAACAAGTAGGATGTAAGGAGGGAACAGATAAAAATGGTTAGAGCTCCaaatacaagaaatacaaaGGGACAGGAATCTGCTGGAAGACAGATGAGTGGGTTCTCTCGGTTTCAGGCCAAAATCCTCTATTCAAAACTGCAAGGGTCGAATGAGTTAAAGTAGAACAGGATTATCAGAAGAGGGAAATATTCAACCAGTGGTCTCACAAGGAAGAAATATAAACAGACTTCAGCCACCTTATCTTCTGTTCTCCTCAATAATATAAAACCCCCTCAAAATAACTCTTTTCTTTAGCATTCTTTCAGAATGTAACAGTTCCTAAATATATGTCTGAATTCCAGGGAAACACATCCGGTTAAAGATCCCTTATTCTTATTATGGAAAATATCTGACTACTGACAAAAGGATCCAAGTCACTGCTTTGTGTGGAGTCATGAACATGCATGGGGCAAAGTTGCTGGTGGAGAAGACTATCACTTTAGAAGACACAAACATTATCATTAAGGTAAACAATTCTCTCCCTGATGTCCTGAACAGACGGAAGGAACTACAGAGTCTTTCTGGAGCTCAGATCTTAAGATGAGAATGCATTAATTTAGGCTGCATTTTCAGACGTTGCTCTAAAATTCTGCCTGCTTAAATTGAGAAAGTAGGCATAGGAGACTGATTTTGAATCTTTGCTTGAATCTGGCCCCTAGTCTTCAgaacagctgtttctttctttccctgtcacttgctgctgctttatgcTTACGTGACTTACTTACATTTCATTTGTATTCTAGTTATTGGCAAGTGCAAGTGTTGCTTTAAACAGCTTTGCCTACTCCTAAAATACAGACTTAAACCCTTAATTCTAATCTATGTTAGAGCCAGTTTATATGATTTCAACACTGTAATCAAggatgtggggaaaaaaagaaaagggggaaggggcaggggggaaggaaaaagaaaaaagccactcAGCAAGCCAAAGATCAGACAGGTTTAATGAGATGTGTCTGTATTTCACCGAAATTGTGCACAAAATACTGCTGTCAAGCTGTATGCAGCATTTAGCTAAATCAAATCCAGCTTCAAGTATTAGGAAAGGCATACTAGCTGTCAGTTAAATTTCACTGCTCCTACCACTCTCTCATTCATCTTCAAGTATGAGAGATTTTGTGCTTACAGTTTGACTGAAGTCTGACTCCATGTTAATGAAAATGTTCATGAAACGTACAGGGAAAATGTAAAACAGTGAATAATCAGAAATGTGTCTTTGTCATTCAGATTCCTCGGCGGGTTGTAGTGAACAAAGCTGTTACTCTAGAGATCTCATATGCCAATCCCCTCCCGGAACCTGTGAACCGCTGTGTAATGCTAGTGACTTTGATGAATCAGCAAGTCAAGATACAGTAAGTGAAACCTGTAGCTTTTACTCAGTGCTTCTAACATGAGCAATAGCATGTATAGTTTctcaataagaaaaaaaaa from Falco rusticolus isolate bFalRus1 chromosome 10, bFalRus1.pri, whole genome shotgun sequence encodes the following:
- the LOC119154801 gene encoding LOW QUALITY PROTEIN: protein-glutamine gamma-glutamyltransferase 6-like (The sequence of the model RefSeq protein was modified relative to this genomic sequence to represent the inferred CDS: substituted 1 base at 1 genomic stop codon); this translates as MPLTSKWFLSMLAASSXLFFCFTDLTPTHISWQPSLNAGTHHTDRYANTELTVRRGQAFTITLYFNRPQQAGESLAFVTEIGPAPSESHRTKAVFPLSQRGASGWSAVQGPSESGYTNFTISSPANAVIGRYNLILQVTSGNKIFSRFLGQFVLLFNPWCPGDDVYMANENERQEYVLNENGIIFVGNAKYIEARGWYYGQFQDHILNICLTMLDLSLYYRQDPAIDVSRRGDPKYVGRVISSMINGNDNDNGVLLGKWQGSFNSHENPSRWDGSMVILQKWRQDNYKPVQYGQCWVFAGVMCTVLRCLGIPTRLVSNFNSAHDVDRNLSIDKYYDSSGKSLNIGKDSTWDYHVWNESWFVRPDLGTSYNGWQVLDATPQEQSRGLFQCGPASVIAIKEGDVDLDYDTLFVYTEVNADCNRWIVYKDGSKKRVYCDTEIIGRFISTKAVDSNSRVDITYNYKYPEGSSEERRVYRKALTKIFGSNITEGHTESPDERSSETIRNPGISGKLKLAEPPVFGKDINLILILNNLSFDRKTVKVDVSASTILYTRRTVTEILKATTSVDLGSKQGKHIRLKIPYSYYGKYLTTDKRIQVTALCGVMNMHGAKLLVEKTITLEDTNIIIKIPRRVVVNKAVTLEISYANPLPEPVNRCVMLVTLMNQQVKIHLAQLAPRERSKIYFEFTPRRTGPLQLQVDFSCDKFSHVKGFVTIAVAPA